One window of the Haemorhous mexicanus isolate bHaeMex1 chromosome 15, bHaeMex1.pri, whole genome shotgun sequence genome contains the following:
- the DND1 gene encoding dead end protein homolog 1 translates to MDGKTWTNGINEASKMALLAWEKEMGIELVQINGQRRYGGPPPGWVGGPPPANTEVYIARLPQDIYENTLIPLFGSVGRLYEFRLMMTFSGLNRGFAYARYASRQDARSAIAAFHRFQLRQGCAIVVCWSTQKRELLVNGLGASVSQWELEALLQTVTEGICSVTLHASPSQKQAKLAVLKYRSHEAAALAKKALMEGNLRLGESKMRVDWLDPQLKQKLQLCEEEPLSSWVQGGESPAVPLPLSLQNVLDCLNMLCWKHHLRTPLVMTKCVQVNPNGWQRFWYQVAIPGSHVPISGFMWISPDRQGQSKHEKAKGVAALHVLRVLGCQLK, encoded by the exons ACATGGACCAATGGAATCAACGAGGCCAGTAAGATGGCCCTGCTCGCCTGGGAGAAGGAGATGGGCATTGAGCTGGTGCAAATCAACGGGCAGAGGCGCTACGGGGGGCCCCCCCCAG GCTGGGTGGGCGGCCCGCCGCCAGCCAACACCGAGGTGTACATCGCCAGGCTGCCGCAGGACATCTACGAGAACACGCTGATCCCGCTGTTCGGCAGCGTGGGGAGGCTCTACGAGTTCCGCCTCATGATGACCTTCAGCGGGCTGAACCGCGGCTTCGCCTACGCCAGGTACGCCTCCCGGCAGGACGCCCGCAGCGCCATCGCCGCCTTCCACCGCTTCCAGCTGCGCCAGGGCTGCGCCATCGTCGTCTGCTGGAGCACGCAGAAGCGCGAGCTCCTCGTCAACGGCCTGGGCGCCTCGGTGAGCCAGTGGGAGCTGGAGGCCTTGCTGCAGACGGTCACCGAGGGCATCTGCAGTGTCACCCTGCACGCCAGCCCCTCCCAGAAACAGGCCAAGCTCGCTGTGCTGAAGTACAGGTCGCACgaggctgctgccctggccaaGAAAGCCCTGATGGAAG GGAACCTGAGGCTCGGGGAATCAAAGATGAGGGTGGACTGGCTGGACCCCCAACtgaagcagaagctgcagctgtgtgAGGAGGAGCCATTGTCCAGCTGGGTGCAGGGAGGTgagagcccagcagtgcccctgccTCTGTCACTGCAGAACGTGCTGGACTGCCTGAAcatgctgtgctggaagcatcaCCTGAGGACACCCCTGGTCATGACCAAATGTGTCCAGGTGAACCCCAATGGGTGGCAGCGGTTCTGGTACCAGGTGGCCATCCCAGGGTCCCACGTGCCCATCAGTGGCTTCATGTGGATCTCACCAGACAGGCAGGGCCAGAGCAAGCACGAGAAGGCCAAGGGCGTGGCAGCCCTGCATGTTCTCCGTGTGTTGG GGTGCCAGCTGAAGtag
- the WDR55 gene encoding WD repeat-containing protein 55, translated as MAAAMEEEPQESPEPAAREPRVRDTPEDICLEATANAIALHPARPLLAAGDVDGDVYLYSYSCTEGENRQLWSSGHHLKSCRDVAFSQDGQKLFTVSKDKSIHILTVEEGRLETRFPKAHEAALNCVLPIDNHIFATGDDGGAVKVWDLRRGSAILEARQQEEYISAMAVDGNGKILLTASGDGTLGVYNVKRRRFELLSEPQNGDLTSVVLMKRGRKVACGSSEGTIYLFNWDGFGAASDRFALRAETIDCMVPITDSIVCVGSLDGVIRAVNVLPNRVLGCVGQHLGEPIEQLAVAADGKLLASSGHDQKVKFWDVSALGSMVVDDYRRKKKKGGPLRALSSKALGSGEDFFADLRDEAEPEAAAADGGDSGDSDSE; from the exons ATGGCGGCCGCCATGGAGGAG gagccccaggagtcCCCGGAGCCGGCGGCGCGGGAGCCGCGGGTGCGGGACACCCCCGAGGACATTTGTCTGGAGGCCACGGCCAACGCCATCGCGCTGCACCCGGCGCGGCCGCTGCTGGCCGCGGGGGACGTGGACGGCGATGTGTACCT GTACTCGTACTCCTGCACCGAGGGGGAGAACCGGCAGCTCTGGTCCTCGGGTCATCACCTCAAGTCGTGCCGGGACGTGGCGTTCTCCCAGGACGGGCAGA AGCTTTTCACTGTGTCCAAGGATAAGTCCATCCACATTCTGACAGTGGAGGAGGGACGGCTGGAAACGCGCTTCCCCAAGGCTCACGA agcagctctcaacTGCGTGCTGCCCATCGACAACCACATCTTTGCCACGGGTGATGACGGCGGGGCAGTGAAGGTGTGGGACCTGCGCAGGGGCAGCGCCATCCTGGAGGCACGGCAGCAGGAGGAGTACATCAGTGCCATGGCTGTGGATGGCAACGGGAAGATCCTACTGACAGCCAG TGGTGATGGCACCCTGGGTGTCTACAACGTGAAGAGACGGCGCTTTGAGCTGCTCTCGGAGCCACAGAACGGCGACCTGACCTCTGTGGTGCTGATGAAG AGGGGGAGGAAGGTGGCGTGTGGCTCCAGCGAAGGCACGATCTACCTCTTCAACTGGGACGGCTTCGGGGCTGCCAGCGACCGCTTTGCGCTCAGGGCAGAGACCATTGACTGCATGGTGCCCATCACGGACAGCATCGTGTGCGTGGGGTCCCTGGATGGAGTCATCAg GGCGGTGAACGTGCTGCCGAACCGCGTGCTGGGCTGCGTGGGGCAGCACCTGGGCGAGCCCATCGAGCAGCTGGCCGTGGCTGCGGACGGGAAGCTCCTGGCCAGCAGCGGCCACGACCAGAAGGTGAAGTTCTGGGACGTGTCGGCGCTCGGCTCCATGGTGGTCGATGATTACCGCcggaagaagaagaagggcGGGCCGCTGCGCGCCCTCAGCAGCAAGGCGCTGGGCAGCGGGGAGGATTTCTTCGCCGACCTGCGGGACGAGGCCGAgccggaggcggcggcggcggatGGCGGTGACAGCGGCGACAGCGATAGCGAGTGA
- the IK gene encoding protein Red, translating into MPDRDNEPFSNPLAPEGHDVDDSHSFHQSKLTNEDFRKLLMTPRAAPTSAPPSKSRHHEMPREYNEDEDPAARRRKKKSYYAKLRQQEIERERELAEKYRDRAKERRDGVNKDYEETELISTTANYRAVGPTAEADKSAAEKRRQLIQESKFLGGDMEHTHLVKGLDFALLQKVRAEIASKEKEEEEMMEKPQKETKKDEDPENKIEFKTRLGRNIYRILFKNKTYERNELFLPGRMAYVVDLDDEYADTDIPTTLIRSKADCPTMEAQTTLTTNDIVISKLTQILSYLRQGTRNKKLKKKDKGKLDEKKPPEADMNIFEDIGDYVPSTAKMPRDKERERYRERERDRDRERDRERERDRDRERDRERDREREEEKKRHSYFEKPKADDEPTDIDKGPGSAKELIKSINEKFAGAAGWEGTEALKKPEDKKQLGDFFGMSNSYAECYPATMDDMAVDSDEEVDYSKMDQGNKKGPLGRWDFDTQEEYSEYMNNKEALPKAAFQYGIKMSEGRKTRRFKETNDKAELDRQWKKISAIIEKRKKLEADGVEVKRPKY; encoded by the exons ATGCCGGACCGCGACA ATGAGCCGTTCTCCAACCCCCTGGCCCCCGAGGGCCACGATGTGGACGATTCACACTCCTTCCATCA GTCCAAGCTGACCAATGAAGACTTCAGGAAGCTTCTCATGACCCCGCGGGCTGCGCCAACATCTGCGCCACCCTCCAAATCTCGCCACCATGA GATGCCCCGGGAGTACAATGAGGATGAAGATCCAGCTGCTcgcaggaggaagaagaaaag TTACTACGCCAAGCTGCGGCAGCAGGAGATCGAGCGCGAGAGGGAGCTGGCCGAGAAGTACCGGGACCGAGCCAAGGAGAGGAGGGATGGAGTGAACAAGGACTACGAGGAGACAGAGCTGATCAGCACCACTGCCAACTACAGGGCTGTGGGGCCCACGGCTGAAGC GGATAAATCTGCTGCGGAGAAGAGGAGACAGTTGATCCAGGAGTCCAAGTTCTTGGGTGGTGACATGGAGCACACTCActtggtgaagggtctggacTTTGCGCTGTTGCAGAAG GTACGGGCTGAGATTGCCagcaaggagaaggaagaggaggaaatgaTGGAGAAGCCCCAGAAAGAAACTAA GAAAGATGAAGATCCTGAGAACAAAATTGAATTTAAGACCCGGCTGG GCCGCAACATTTACCGCATCCTGTTCAAGAACAAGACCTACGAGCGGAACGAGCTGTTCCTGCCGGGCAGGATGGCCTACGTGGTGGATCTGGACGATGAATATGCCGACACCGACATCCCCACCACGCTGATCCGCAGCAAGGCTGACTGCCCCACCATGGAG GCCCAGACCACACTGACCACCAACGACATTGTCATCAGCAAACTCACACAGATCCTCTCCTATCTCAGACAAGGCACCCGCAACAAGAAACTCAAGAAGAAAGACAAAG GGAAGCTGGATGAGAAGAAGCCTCCTGAAGCTGATATGAA CATCTTTGAAGACATCGGGGATTATGTGCCCTCCACTGCCAAGATGCCACGGGACAAGGAACGGGAGAGGTACCGGGAGAGAGAGCGTGACCGGGACCGGGAACGAGACCGGGAGCGAGagcgggaccgggaccgggagagggacagggagcgGGACCGGGAGCGcgaggaggagaagaagaggcACAGCTACTTTGAGAAGCCCAAGGCTGATGATGAG CCTACAGACATTGACAAAG GACCTGGCTCAGCCAAGGAGCTCATCAAGTCCATCAATGAGAAgtttgctggagctgctggctgggagggaacaGAGGC TTTGAAGAAGCCAGAAGACAAGAAGCAGCTGGGAGACTTCTTTGGCATGTCCAACAGCTATGCTGAGTGCTACCCTGCCAC aatgGATGATATGGCTGTGGACAGCGATGAGGAGGTGGACTACAGCAAAATGGATCAG GGTAACAAGAAGGGGCCTCTGGGCCGCTGGGACTTTGACACGCAGGAGGAGTACAGCGAGTACATGAACAACAAAGAGGCTCTGCCCAA GGCAGCCTTCCAGTACGGCATCAAGATGTCTGAGGGGCGCAAGACGCGCCGCTTCAAGGAGACCAACGACAAGGCGGAGCTGGACCGGCAGTGGAAGAAGATCAGCGCG ATCATCgagaaaaggaagaagttgGAGGCTGATGG GGTTGAAGTGAAACGTCCCAAGTACTGA